A segment of the uncultured Desulfobulbus sp. genome:
GGTTCTGAAGAAGATAGAAAGGTCTGTTTAGAGCTCGGTGCCTTCGCCTATCTGCAAAAACCCGTTGATATTAAAGAGTTGACCGAACTTATCGATACGGCACATAAAAAAGTTGCCGAATCAAAAGTCTGCCGTTGCTGAGCAGTGGCACTGGACAATACCTGAGACAGGTGGCGCGGACAAAATCTGACGGATCGTATTTTTGCCGGATTTTGTGCGAATCCCCCTGTTTGTGAGTACAGGCAAAAGCCAATAACTCCATAAGGAGGGAGTGGAATGGATAGCCAATTTGCAACCAAGGTTTTGTTAGTTGATGACGAAACCGACTTTGTAGACCTGATGTCCCAGCGACTCGAAACCCGTGGACTGCGCGTTCGTGCCGTCACCAGCGGAGAAGAAGCTATCGAGTCTATGGATGATAAAAACATCGATGTCGCCGTTGTCGACTTGGCCATGCCGGGAATCGATGGCATTGAAACCCTGATTCAAATCAAACAAGCCCGTCCTGATATCGAAGTCATCATGCTGACCGGTCATGCCACCATTCAAAGTGGCATTGAGGCCATGAAACATGGTGCGTGCGACTACCTGGAAAAGCCGGTTGATCTCAACGTGCTCATGGAGAAGATCCGTTATGCCAAAGTAACGC
Coding sequences within it:
- a CDS encoding response regulator; the protein is MDSQFATKVLLVDDETDFVDLMSQRLETRGLRVRAVTSGEEAIESMDDKNIDVAVVDLAMPGIDGIETLIQIKQARPDIEVIMLTGHATIQSGIEAMKHGACDYLEKPVDLNVLMEKIRYAKVTRMDAMAEKSAQEVQHILKSKSW